A window of Rhipicephalus microplus isolate Deutch F79 chromosome X, USDA_Rmic, whole genome shotgun sequence genomic DNA:
AATGAAACCGGAGTTCATTGCTTCGTCACTAGTGAACCGATCCCTCAAGAATTTGTGTGGCAAGAGGCTGCTATTCTTCACGCCAgcgtaagtgctgcaaacatgaatgcgCGTACTTGTTAGAACAGTGTATATATGGGATATCTCTACTGCACGGCGATATGCATATATGTACAGCTTTGAACATGTTGACCTAAAGATAAATGATGACTGGACGCTTGCTAAGAAGAAAAAACACTTTACCGGAATGCTCTCGTTTCAGTGAGCAGAGCGGCGGGAGTttcgaaaacaaaaacagcaaaaaaagatCATCAAGCGTTTTTGCGCATATTCATGTTTACTGTCGGGTATACGCGGCGAACAAGCTATTTCTTGGTGAGTACGCATAGTCTGGTGCCTGGTGCATTTTAGTTTGAGACTTAGTAAACATTTCTCAACAGTGTTTACCTTGCGCTGGCAGATCGCGCGACAATACCTTTACGATTGGactacttcattgctatcaaaagtcacAGGGAACCCTAATGTCAAGCAAAGTTGCGAGAAATTCTACCCGAAAATTAACACGTGCGAAATGTAGTTGCCAACGTGCTGCATAAGTTAAAAAAATGAATTCTTATAGTGTATTGCAAGCATGTTTGGACGCACGCAGTAAAGTAAGAAATGTCGACTAAAAGGTTTCAATGCGTCAGGGCTGCTTGGCATATAGAGCATATAACAAAAACCATTCCTataggcatgcagtcacaaacatcgACGGTAAAAAAATACCCCAGGAAACAAACGAAAGCGAAAAGCAGTTGTTAATGTGCAAAAAGATGCTGCATTTGCATCTCTTTCCACATAAAGCGGAGCCATCATCGACCTGAAAGAATAGTCGAGTACACGTCACAATAATTCGTTTTTGATGTATAGTTCATTAAATGGTAGCCATGTACCTGTCGTTCACTGCATTTTATAGTGATtactttacttttattatttACTTCCTCCCCCTCTCTTCACAGGCATATACGCATGAGTCGGGATGTCTCATGGCtttgatatacatgtacacatTCTGCCTAAAGTACCGGTGATATTTACGTTACAAAGACCCGGTGTGTAGGAGAGAGTAGGTTCAGACTTCAGCGTGCTCCACCCTCCTCTCCATGGGTCGGGTCGGTGTGACTACATCCCACGAAAATattttctggctacgccactggtttaTTTACGGTTCGCCGCCTTTTTTTAGGCTCCAAAAAAGTCTCTGTGAGCCCTAGCAGTTCATGATGCCCTTGTAGCCGCATTGCCACATTTTCCTCATCGTGGGGTTGTTTTGCAGTATTTGATCATGCAAGTCTTGCAGTCTCTCGAGTAGAACTGCGTACTGCTTAGATTCTTCCTTGCTTGAGTCTTCGCCAAGTAGGGAGAAGGCTACACTTTCGTACTTGGCATATTGTTTTACAAAGTGCTTCATCACAGCCATCTGCAGGTCCTGCGGGTACAACGAGTTGCCGAGAAGACAAGCCTCGAGTGCGTCGCAAATCGCAACCCTGAGGGTCTGGGAGCGCAGTTTGGCGTTGCAACTGATCTTCTTCTCAAGCCAAGTTTCCAACTCCCGACCTCGCGCATGTTCGTCCGCCAATGGCTGCTCGATGAGCAACGACTGGATCGAAACCACCATTGTCTTCAGGGTCATCTCCGGGTTCCACAAGCGTCCGTGAAACGTGCCCGGAATGCTGAGTGAGACGAGCCCACTGCTGTAGAGGTTCGGATTGAAGCGCACCCTTCCGCCGCCTGTCGTCAGGAAGCGTACCTGCGGTGGACAGGCTGGGTAGTTGAGCGGGAACTTGAGCACAAAATGGAACAAGCCTCCCTGGCATGGCGTGTTATCGGGTCCCACGATGACGGCGTGGACGTACGTGATGTCGCCTTTTTCCGGCTCGATGAATACTCCAGGCACCGGGTCGTCATGTATGTTCTTGAGGTCGTGGGTGAGTCTCAGAAGACACTGCTCCGAAGGCTTCTTACGCTGCGACAACGCAGTCTCCAAACTGCACGCAGCTGCACTTCGTCGAGGTTCATCCATGGCGGAATTAGGGGCGGCGGCGGCTGTGAGCGGACGTTGCTGCACGCTGTGGTCCCTTTGCGCAGGTGATGATTATTATTATCACCTATACAATGGCTCCCACCCACTCTGAGGTATTTACCAAGCATTGAGTTATTCATAATAAAAGTGATCACATAATATTCGCATGACTAATTATATACAATACTTAGAAGAACTAATTATGCTAATCAAGATGAGAGTCAACCTGATTCATTTAATTATTTCTGTACCGCAGAACGGAGATCCACAATGACCTAATGCTCCCAAGGATTGAATATTTGAAACTTTACCTCCACTATAACGCAATTGAACACCATTTCGAAATATTTTCTCATCAAAAAATAGAAGTGGTTGCATGATAAGAATTGTTGCTGTATTTTTTACCCATCGTAGTTAAACGAGCAACAAGGGGACAGAGCCAGACCACTTCTGGGCATATAAGAGTTCAATTTTTGAAAGCGACAGAAAGATCTTGTAAAAATGGCTGCCTTTTGACGTGTTGAACAGAAACTCATACGCCAAGAGAACAAGAGGTGTCGATATTCGTTTAGATGAGCGATGGACGTTTTTTGAGTGTATTTCATTTTGCACGCCTTCTAAATCTGTAACGAATTATCAGAGCTGTTGTTGGTATCATTGATAATATCGAACCACAGATAGTAGCTTTCGCCAGAGCATGCGcgatttcatttatttttatccCTTTCGGGCCCGGTACTCAGAATAATCTGGTTACAGTTACGTGAATACGGACCAGAAAATAAGACCCACGTGATAATTGAGAGTCGCTTTTTGGATGCTGAGCACAAAGAGAAGGAATCTTTAACTACATATGGCAATATTTGATGTTGATGGGGAAGATTCTTAATGCTATTACAACCACCAGAATTTTCAACAAAAATCTCGGCAAGAAATTAGGAAGCGCTGTACTTAAAAGGAATAATTGAAGGTCTCGAAAATAATACCAATGCTTAATTTTCTCTCAAATTCTGTGAAACGCGACAGGGTCCCGTATCTGGCTGAGCCCCACGTAGAAGCTGGCAAGGAAACTTTTTCGAACGATTGGGATATATATAATCAAAATGACTCAGAGGTACTGGCTTTCATGACCAATAAAAGGAACTTCATTGACTATGACATCGACTCACGGTTCTCATAAAAAAATTGAAGCGGTTGCATAAGAGGAATTGGTGCTCGCTCTTTCGCCATCGTTGTAAAACGAGCAACAAGGGGAAGGAGCCAGAGCAGCTCTTTGCATATAATAATTTAATTTTGCCAGGCGAAAGTGCAATCTTGCAAAAATAACTGCCTCTTGTCGTGTTGAACAAATATTCCGACGCCAAGGGAGCAAGAGGTGTCGATTTTCGTTGAGACGAGCAATAATTGTTTTCCTGGTGTCTTGCATCATGGGACGCGTTCCAAATCTGTCATGAATTATGAGAGCTGCTGTCGGTATGATTGAGAATATCGGATCTTTGAGAGTCGCTTTCGGCCGAGCGTGTGCGCTGCTTCCTTCGGTCATCTAAGAGTATCACAGACCCGGACATCTAAgagcatcacagacctgttattacTCTGTTTCGTGCGGTTTTGAGCCACTCGTCCCTTTGAGAAGGTTGTATGGTGCTCGGAACCCCGCTCCTCTTTCGCCAACGACTGAAAAATCATTCGCCAAGCACTGTAAATTCATTACGTTATGTTCAGTTCTCCATGTGTAAAATACTTACACTTGGAAACTTTCTTTTGTGTGTAAATGACATGCCCTTTTCTAAATCACTTTTTCGAATGAATCCCAACTAGCCTTTGGCTAGGGATTCTGATGCATTTTTTCACACTGTTGTATACTGTACACTATCTTTATGTCAATAAAACTCAAttaaattcaattcaattcaataggTTCGGAATGAGAGACATACGTGTTGTGCACATGTTAGTTtttgcttcgaaataaaattttcacttGCTAGAAAGTACTCATCTGCTTCCTCTCTGAGCGTGTGTATATATTTTAGCGCTTGTATCTTCATGGCTCTTTGACATGCTGATCGGATGGCACGTATTCATTTTTTATAAAATGGGCTATGAAATACTGTTTCCCAGGTTGCGTAATATCTGGTTCATTGCCTTCTTTTCTGCATGCCTTCTTCGCAGCTCCTTCAATATTTGCTGTGAAATATTGTTTCGCCTGCAAACTAGCCAGATTTCTCTGATTAGCGGCAAGCCCAAGCGGTCACTTTTCAGGAATTTCAAAGTGGCGGCGGACTTCTCCCAGGAATCACTTCAATTCGCCCGAATAAATCGACTTCTTAAATCCACTACCTAAATATTTTATAGTCTGTATTTCATTCCGTCAATAATGTTTGTACACATCTGAATATACCCTCTGCCACAGTAAAGGGAACGCCACCGGTAGCTTGCAGGTACCtcctttctgtattttttcctttaatactggacatatttcttgaaacaccctgtatatgcgCACAAAAGTACATGCAAAATCACAAATAAATCAAAGTCAGAACACCATAAAATTGTGTTTGTGTAAGTCCCAGAATATGCACAATCATGGTTGAATACGTGCTTATGTGTAAACAGGTGTACACCGACCTATTTATCTTATCCCTTTCCATGTGCTTGAGTACGAGCAAATGTCCACAAGCTTCTTATTTGAGCCACAGGTTCCCAGAAGATTGGGTTTCGTTTgtcgaagaaaagaagaaaaaatcgaataatatgtgaggttcaacatctcaaaaccaccattcattataagatttgggtgcacgttttataacgtgcacccaaatctgagcacacgggcctacaacatttctgcctccatcagaaatgcagcagccgcagctaggattcaaacccgcgacccaggggtcagcagctgagtaccttagccactagaccaccgcggcagggtgcCAAACATTAATTGCGGCAGTTATTATAGTAATTAGGATAATTACCTTTTTTACCAGTGGTAGTAGCTAGTCGAGTCCAACGGGCAAAATCAAATCCTTTGTATGAAAAgtctatagccactttgaaattttggaaaagcaAGCACTGATAATCACCGTGGAGCAATGCGATCTGCCTAATTTACCTGTCGAAACAAAAACCGATGCACCAGACCGCACATTTACCATTAACTTCGACAacaccctcaatgacgacactgtttctctagcctttatcaaccgtcaatttagacacttTGCTTTGTACTCGCTTATCGACGCTCACTTAATCTTCTCCACCAATGCGAGAAAAACAGTGTCGTCATGGAGGGCATTGTCTATGTTAATGGTAGATGCACTGTTcggtgcgtcggtttcggtttcgccagctaaaaTGAGCAGAATGCATCGCGCTGCAGTGgttaccagtggccgcttttcctaAATTTTAAACTGGCCATGGACTCTTTGTAGAAAATGATTCAATTTATACATTCAACCCAACCGGCTATTAGCCCTGGTTAAATAAATATTTGTGTTAATTTCTCTACATACTGCCATAATTAATGTTTGTACCCATCTGAAGATAAGGTAAAAGGTgacaaacaagttttttttttcaaaagaagtttTTGGAATGCACTCGATAAAAGGCATTTCTGGCAAGGTAATGAAGTTATCAAACTTCAAAATAATGACCTAATTATATATATTCATTCTTTAAGGGCTTGTCTCGCGAGCAATACTGAATAACATTGCCACATTTGTATTTTTCTGGGAACATGGTAAGTTCCTaggacacaaaatatgtgctggtagcctgtctacatgctacaaattaaaaataattagGCACTGATGTTTTAGCAGATAGtctgaaaaaaattgtgaatgTCATTTTGTTTGAAAAACCTCTGTATTCAGCATTAAAAACTTGCCTTGGTGATCGGACtataaatatgcacaaaatttCATATTAAACCTCAGTAGTCATGCTTTTATATGTGGAATTACTGGAGAGTATTATttttaaatttgaaaaaaaaaatttttgaattATGTAACCGCACCAGCTTCTCGCCTACGTAGCTCAAGCGACATGACacactcgcaagggcaatcttcagcagAATCCCACTGACCTGTTATACAGAGAGCACGTGTGGTGTTCTCTACAGAGTAATTGAAATGGGAATAGGGttatcatctgcattccattgcAAGCGGAGGGGTGCTACAAGGACTGGGTTTCAGTGTGGTGACTTACAGGTTAGCCATGCAGCTTTATAGATTTAAAGTCAGACTTCCTGCTTTCCAGGAGAGTTGTTCAAATGCAGTAGGTGTCTTTTATACACCTAATAAAAATATTTACTCATCTTCAGTACATATGTCTTATAGCATGCTTgtagccctgccacggtggtctggtggctaaggtactcggctgctgacccgcaggtcacgggatcgaatcccggctgcggcggctaaatttccgctggaggcggaaatgttttatgcCCGTCAGCTCAGCTTTGtatgcacgttaaagtaccctacgtgctcgaaatttccggaatccttcactacagcatctctcatattcatatggtggtttggggatgttaaaccccacaaatcaatcaatcaatcaattatagcaTGCTTGTAGCATTCATGCAGTACACTGATGAACGCTATCGTAAAACAACCATTTCTTATTTTTCTGCCTTtcaggagagcaccctgcccCCTGAGACCTAAAGGCTGTCACATgaatacagaagcgaaaaaaaatttaaattaaGAACTGGTAGCCAAGGCGATAGTCTCGTTTATGTTGTGCATAATGGATAATTGTGCACTTCCTACTTTTTAACGGCCTGATGGCTCATCTGGGAGTCATCACCTGTGGGGTAGCCAGGAAGGCAAAAGCAGCTGCCTAACCCTTCCCCCCCCCAGCACATTTCAGGTATTTTTATCTTAAAGCCGTGGATTATGCTTCCACACTAACCAGTTTGTGACCGGGTAGTCAATCATTCACTCAACAGAAggtgctagtgtgagtgacagacagaagGGCGGATTCACGGTTACCaataaaaccctctgaagcttcagCCAACACATCATCAATCACTTCGTACGTAGGCTGTGATTTTCTGAGTTCTGCAGCTGCATacctacatgcacacatacaaacacacaagaaTGTACATAAGACGTCACCTACCCTTCACACATTACCCCCACGCGAAATATATATTTTTGCTATACTACTGGTCTCCACACCCTAGCGACATTTATTGTGGTGCACCTCTGTTGGCAATGAAATGCAGATGATAGCCCCTTTCCAGTTTGAATGGCTCCGTTTCAAGCTTGCTGTGTGTATCCTAGGTCTGTGGAAGTCTGTTGAAGATTGCCTAAGTCTGttgaagattgcccttgcgagtgctTCATGCTGTTTGAGTTAAGTAGGCGTAAAGCTGGTGGAGATACACAATTTCAAAACAATATTTCTTGAGTTAAAAAATAATACTCTTAAGTAACTTCACCTATATTGAGGTAAAACATAGAGCTTCGAAATGAAATGTTGTGCATGTTTTTTGACCGTCCACCAAGGTAagctttttgatgctgaatacagaGCTTTTCCCAAAAAAAGTGAAATTCACAATTTTTTGAGACTATCTGCTGAACTTCAGTGCAtaatttatttttaatttgtagcataTCAAGAAGGTCACCAggacatattttatttgtgtccttggaTTCGGCTATGTTACCAGAAAAAACCTCAAACCTTGCAAATTTATTTTATATTGCTCGCGTGAGAAGCTCTCGAAGAATTCATGTACGATAGTTTTCATTATATTTAGTTTGATCATTTAATTATAATGCTGGAAATGTCATTTATTGACTGGATTTCTAAACAACTTCtgaaaaaattgttgtttgacgaCTGTTACTTCAGTCGGTGCCAGACTCTCTTAACTAGAAAGCAAAATTTTTGGCAACGGAAATAGATGACCAGGACGACTTTCCAACCTAAAGAAAGTGAAAATTTTTTCCGCCATATTTGTGAGGGTCAAGAAAACGCTGGGTAATTTTGCATGCATAAACCCTAATATTTGCATTGCTTAATACATTGAATTACTCCTTCATGCCTTTTACCTCAACTAATATTTTTAACGAACACTTTGGTGTGTTTATGAAGTTGTTTGTTCTTTGAGTCATTTCATTCTGTATGATACGTATTTTTTCCTATTATGTGTGATCATTTTTTTGTGCTGCAAGCCAAAACCTCTAACAAGGCCTATTAGGAGTCTTGAAATAAATTACCAAATTGTGCTCGCACTGTTTTTTGCTCTGTACTCGCCTGTTGTAgttgtgctgacaaaatgttttttttttctttttcagaaaagaagtgTGCACAGTACTGTTAGAATAGGAAAACAACACAGGTGCTTTGGGTATTTGGCAGTTATGATATTCCTTCGTATTTTAAATTTCAGATGCAAAGCTGCCGAAATAAAATATAATTTTTGACACAATTTGTTCACACAATTTGTAGTTGTCTGTGCTGTATTTGGTTTTATGATTATGGGAAAGTAAAATTTGATTTCAGTGAATAGGAAACTGGTCCTTGTTGGTTTTTTAACATTTGATTTCACTTCGTAAATTTTTTAGCATGTGCAGGTgcagtcaaaagttcccaggtgaCGCTGCCACAGGATTAGTTGGAATAGTGGCCTGGGAAGTTTTGAATGACCTTGTACTTGCAGAAGAAAGATATGATGATTACGTATGCCTCATGTTGAATGTAATGAAAACACGCTTGTTATTTATGGACATGTAGCAATAGTATTACGAATAATGTGTGAGAAATGGCCCTACTGAGCAGGTGTTGTTCCGTAGCAGCCAttactttatttcttcattgcggCGATCTCTATTAAAGATGAACGGGCTGTGTTCTACGTGGTTCCTGGTGTATAATTTTCTTTTTACGGAAGTTGTTGGCAGCATGTTACCTGCGCCTTTTTATGTAATCAAAGGAAAATATTTTTCGCAGTGTACAGCGCGTCAAGGTAACAGTGACATCACAGTTCAATTATCCGTACTTTATTACATCCTTAGGCATTTttatgccccgccatggtggtctggtggctaaggtacttggctgctgacccgcacgtcaccggatcaaatcccggctgtggcggctgcaattccgttggaggcggaaatcttgtaggcccgtatactcagatttgagtgcacgttaaagaaccccaggtggtcgaaatttccggagccctccactaaggcgtctctcacaatcaaatggtaattttgggacgttaaaccccacaaatcaatcaaggcaTTTTTATTTAGTCATTCTGTTTGGAAAGATTAATTTGCAAGGAATGTGCAGTGTCTCTGATGTCAGCTGTGACGGCAATCTGGAGAATACGTGTGTCTAGTGGATAAGTACATTGCTTTTAGAATctttggcctgacgccagcaccACACATGTTGTGATAGAAGCTGTCATCGCCATCtgagaagccactggactggatatACGTCTCTAGAGTTACCCCAACCTAACAAGACCATCTTCGCATcaccctaccttaccatcgccaTTCATCACTTTTTCACTCCCCAGTCATCTTTGCTCAGGCGGACCGGACCGCTCTATCTCTCTATAATTAAATTCTCATGTTTTCTTGTTCTTAGAAACCATCAAAGACGCTTAGATAAACGACAAAACATGAGTATTCAATATTTAGAGCCCCTGTTGTAAGCGACGGTCCCCTACGTGCCTGACCGTTGTTCTAATTTTCTTCCACGCAAAATCAAGTAACGGAATGAAAGGTAAAAAATGGTGCATCTCAAAAAAGCTTGAAGACACTGGTGAGAGGAACACTCTAACGCGTGTACATGTTTTTTAGGTATTACGGAATTGTTAATGTTGACGTTGGCTGATCACGAAATTGTATTTTTTGAGATAAATTACTTCAATACGAGGGGAATACTTTTTCGACTAGTTTCTTGAGAAATAAGTATATGGTCGACAATGAGCAAAGTATTAATTTTTGCAGTTAAATAAACGACAGCACGAACCTCACTTTCCTCCTGCGATCTCACAAAGAGCACGGATTTGAACAAATCGATGACATCTGCTTTAAGATAGTGATTCTCCAATCgcaagaaataaacaaacaaataaaagaacGACGGAATAAACAACCGAGTGAACAGATCAACATTGATGTAAACAAAAAAACCAAATAAcaatcatcatcactatcatcatcgtcatcacccTCGACTGATTCTATGTTCAGTGCAGGATGAAGGCCTCTTGCAATATTATTTGGAAAATTGTGAGCGAGCTCATTCTCTTCTATTCTCGCAAAATTCTTGACTTGGACACAACACTTCACTCGCTAAAATGGTGATAAGAGGAAAGAAATGAAGAATTTTTAGTCAGGTGGAAAATAACTGCCCTCAGGTAAGAAACCGGAAGGTTAACTGGGTATTGTTAACGATTCATTTCGGTCTAACCTTAGGGGCTGCAAATATTTTAGGCCTGTTCAGTTTCAGCATTAATACGACAGGTGGCAGCAACAGCTGACTGGGATGAAGCATttttacaaaaaataaaaggTTTTTACGTAACAGAAAAAAAGTCCCAGATAAGGGCATTGGTGAGAAGACCGCTTGCCGTTTCATAAATTATCGCGATTCAACGCCACCAAGGTTGCCATTGGATGAACTCGAAAGGAACCTAAACTCAAGCTAAATGTTACCACAGTAGCCAAGCCGTGCAATTGCTCACTCAGTATGTACTCAAATTGTTCAGAAGTGGTCTGATGAAAAGAATTAGTGGTATTGAACCATGAATGGTATCATTTTCAAACGGCAATAAAATAGAAACTCGAGCATAGGTATTTCTCCTCTTCCTCTATCTTCAAACCATGAGGAAATTGCAGATGTATGAACAAAGCTTAAGTTCAGGGCACCCGGATATCGCTCATGTAGAAATATCATGATAGAGTAACTGCCAGAGACAGAGAAAAACAACCAGGCCttcgcggaacgcgcagcactgtcacagtgaaagctggacaAGCTTCCGTTCAGAGCCTctcttaagggcgaagctcccaaACCAGCGTGCCTGTAAATGCTTGTCTCGAGTGTCGCTACTTTGCAGAGTTTCAGGAAAATTAGGTCAAAGGTCATCGCAGCACCGCACCCCCCGGTAGGTAATCGTGGGGTAGCCTTTCCGCCCTTAATAACTGGGACACTAGAAGACCCCTCCCCCCTACTCTACCGCCTGCTTGTGCAAGTCCCTTCACACGACTATGGCCAGTACCCTTGATATTGACGCCTCCTTTCATTAACCGCTGAACTGCTTAAACATTTCACTTTGCTTCTATTGTTGAATAAAATACAGCACTTCTCGGCGGAAGGCAAAGAAATGTACAGTCTATAAAATCTGACAAGCTAAGCGTTCACATCTTCGGCAAGTCTCCAATTCACCTTCGCAAAAACTATCACGCCGGTTCGTGTTCTCATTTATCTTCTGCTTCGCCACCCAAACACTTGAACCTGGCATGCGTTCACCCGATGTGCGTGTCGACTTGTCCGGCGTGAGATGCAGCAACACGGATGTTCGATATACCCAGCACAGAGCGGAAAGGCTGACAAACATGGACAATTATATATTGAAAACAAAGACaggggaaaaaagagaaagatacaCAAAGAAACATGCAAAGAAATAAATAGAGAAAAACAGACAGAGTATAGAGCCAGAAAGAAAAGCAGAGAAAAACTAAGAAAGTGGAATAACGAGTACAGAGAAAAACAATGGAAAGAGATGCAGGTATATAGAGATAGAGCGCCACTAATGCAAGCAGCGCCAACTTTTTGTTTGTACAGCACTCGCCAACAAATTCCAGGCTTTGTGAAATTCTATTACACagtcacgcctctgcttgtgaatacagcgaAAATAATTTCCTCTGtgtggaaatgcagtgaaagtaatttttATGCTGCACAAACAGACGCGTCATGtacacaggcttcacaataccACGTGAAATACTGCAATAGTAATGCGCGATACcagcaagcgtacattgccatcgtgCATAAGAAAATGCCATTAAAAATAACGACTTCATGATTTAAAGCCGGTCGCCCACAACAATAGGCACATACTTCACTGCGTCTATTCGCTTATGGCCACGTAGGGTGGTTAAGGCAAGTTCGAATATATTTTAGGGCTTGAAGAACGCACTAAAGAAATATATCGCTAAATTTAAAGCAATGCATGCATACATATAGATTGAGCTTTTGATGCAGGGCTGGCGTGCGCACGCCCTATTCTAGCTACCATGAGGCCAGCACTCTCCTTGTACACCAGGGAAATTCATTggccttcttctttttcttaatCGCTACATAGCTTTCGCCAGCACGCGTGTGATATGCGCGTGGTGGCTCGTTCTGCGAGGCATTCCACGTTAGCTCACTCGTCCTCATGTTGAAGCCTCAGCAGCAAGTCTTCAACCTGCAGTTCTCAGCAAATGCTGGTCGCGCTTTCACCAGCTCACCCCAAGTATGACCGAGGCCTTGTTGGATCTCCTGTTTGGCGAAAAGCGTCTTGAAAAcagaagactgcgcatgtcttcATCTCAGGACACCGCCCAGCGACACCACGCTCACATCCGACAGCATGATTGTGGCATCGCCACCTCGAAGCGCAGAGCAAAGGGTGAAGACCTGGTGTTTGTGTTTGTGAAGCGCCGTTTCGGACTTGCGGGCTTCCTGCGAAATGTATGCGACATCGTCATGCCCGGGCGTGAGTTCATTCGCAAAGCGCCTCCGCTCCGCACCTGTGTCTTCTTCGCGAAACGCCTTCCGGTCGTGCCCTGCTGTCACCTTTTGCTGTGTTGCGAGGGCTATCCTGGAGGCGTCGGGGATGCTAGCTAGCGTTTTTCGCTTCTTGACGACCGGTACATGCGCTAGCTTGAAGTCGTCGGCCTGAGGTACGCTACGCATCCGTGGCTAATCAGAAAGCACTTCAATGGCCTGCCTTGTGCATTGATGCGCAGTTTCAGGCTCCTTCTATTGGCCCGCAAGATCCTCGACAGCCCTCTTGAAAAGGAATGGGCTTTGGGTCGTCGTGAGTGACTTTTCGCTTCCTGA
This region includes:
- the LOC119186564 gene encoding ubiquitin-conjugating enzyme E2 Z codes for the protein MDEPRRSAAACSLETALSQRKKPSEQCLLRLTHDLKNIHDDPVPGVFIEPEKGDITYVHAVIVGPDNTPCQGGLFHFVLKFPLNYPACPPQVRFLTTGGGRVRFNPNLYSSGLVSLSIPGTFHGRLWNPEMTLKTMVVSIQSLLIEQPLADEHARGRELETWLEKKISCNAKLRSQTLRVAICDALEACLLGNSLYPQDLQMAVMKHFVKQYAKYESVAFSLLGEDSSKEESKQYAVLLERLQDLHDQILQNNPTMRKMWQCGYKGIMNC